In Setaria viridis chromosome 5, Setaria_viridis_v4.0, whole genome shotgun sequence, the genomic stretch AAGTTGGTCGCCGTGATATCGCGCGGCAGGTTGCCCGTGAAACCGTTCTCGTCCAGGCAGAGGTACTCGAGCTTCTCGTGTTGAAACACCCATGCTGGGATGGATCCAGTGAGTTGGTTTTGGTAAAGAAACATCAATGTGAGTTTCTTGAGATCCCTGAAGGCTTCCGGTATCTCTCCGGTGAGATGATTCATGGACAAATCAAGCTCAATCAAGTTCACCGCCGAGACGTTTCGCGGCAGCTCACCTGAGAGGCCGTTGCCGAACAGGTAGAGGTACTCGAGCTTCCCGTGCTGCAACACCCACGCCGGGATTTTGCCGGTGAGTTTGTTCGACGACATGCGGAGCACCTTGAGCTCCGTGAGGCTGGAGAACGCCTCGGGGATCTCGCCATTGAGGTTCATGCCGCTCATCCAGAGGTAGTTCAACTTGGTCAGTTTGCCGAACTCCGGTGGCACGGGAGCCGGGGCAAACGGGTTATTGGCCAGCGCGAGCATCTCGAGCCTGACGAGCTCGCTAATCCCGGCCGCCGGGTACGCACCGCTGAAGCGGTTGGTGTCGAGCAGCAGGGACTTGAGCGCCGTGAGTCTCGCTATCGTTGGCGGCACCTCGCCGATGAAGAGGTTGGTGGAGAGGTTGAGGTGCTCCATCGCCGGCGAGAGCCTATCGATGTCGGCCGGGAGGGGCCCGGAGAGGTGGTTGTTGGAGAGGTCGAGGAAACGGAGCTGCGCGCAGGCGTAGAGTGCGGCTGCGGGGAAGGCGCCGGTAAGGGTGTTGTAAGAGAGGTCGAGGCGGGTGAGGTTTTTGAGCGCGCACACTGACGCCGGGACCGGGCGGGTGAGGTTTAGGCCCGGGAAGGAGAGCTCCGTGAcaatcccgccgccggcgcacctGACGCCTTTCCAGGTGCAGTggttggcggcggtggcggggtccCAGTACGCGAGCTGCGTAGGGCTGCCCCAGTCCTTCTTTACGGCGAGTAGCGTGTCGCActcaccgccggccgcggcggtgtGCTGGGACTCGCCGGCAAGGGGGTAGAGAAGCAAGATGAGCAGCAGGGGGGAGCGGCAGCTGGTGCTCGACCCTGACATTATTTTTCTCGTAAGCTTCCTCGGCGTGTGATCTGAGCGGAGGGACGAGGATATAAATAATAAGTGCCCTatgcttatatatatataaaaaaaataggcgACAGCATGTGCGCGGGGCACGACGTGGTCAGCTCAGCTTCCAACTTTGGCTAACAATTGCCAAAAGTTTGGAGGtgtcaaattactgttacaatatttgtagcacactgtagtatttcgtttgtatttgtgaattattatctaaacattgactaattaggcttaaaagattcatctcacaaaatacaataaaactgtgcaattagtttttaatttcgtctatatttagtactccatgcatgtaccgcaagtttgatgtgatggaaaatcttctttttgcatagtgccaaagttgggagttggggtgaactaaacaaggttttATTTTTTATGGAGCTGCTAGCCCTACgcttatatatataaaaaaaaaataggcgACAGCGTGGTATCCTTGGTGTGAGCGTATGCGCGAGGCACGACGTGGTCAGCTCAGCTTCCAACTTTATTTTTTATGGAGCTGCTAGCGTCCGGACCAGATCAGAAATTCCAGCTTCAACAAAATGATGATGTTGTGGTTGGTCACCGGTCATCCTGATCTAGGCACACAAGCTTGAGCGCGAGCAATCCTCCAATGAATTCCTCCTCCACAAGGCATGCTTAGTGCCAAAACTCAGTTGAAACATGTATCATGTGCACCAAAAAGAATTGAATTCATAATACCAAACTATATACCCATCTCAACATTGAAAAGTGCCATATGCAACATCGATATCAAACGTTTGAAACATAAAAAATGTGCAACAAAAATAGCTCACAACTGCTCAACTGCATCTGACTCCGTGTACTCATGATCTCCACTCCTTGATCAATCTCAAAGAAAAACCAGATGAAAATAATTTCAAATCATAACTCctcctgtcggtgtttagacctgacaacctaccgagaggggtGCCCGAgtagtgtttggtttgtggggctcactgagatcaggaactcgaaggtgaaatagacacacgatttagacaggttcgggccactagattgcgtaataccctacatcctgtgtgttggttggattgaattgctttggagggggtccctgcctctccttatattgctaggagtagggttacaggtcagttattttacaagaatactagacTAGGTGAGTCCTACTCTGAATGCTACGAGTACTTCTCCtgatcctcgactagttcctgtcttgccaCGTATACTATGCCGTCCtgcgccatagtctccatgtcagagaCATCTCGGTGTCCAACCCTGTATGTAAGaatatccaaaccttctggtgggcccataaatGTATATACGACAAGCCCCCCAGTACTTTTTAGCCAAATGCAGTAGtcttgagtacttttgtagacttcaccaactaattttggtgctctttgagtacttcattGAGTTCACTCTTCAAAGGTACGCGagcactgccatgcggctagaatgtgctcaagtctcatttaacttagtctcgAATCCTTCATCTCTGAATTCTATATGGAAGTGAgacaaaagtcgcactccatatggagtagccccaaaccttaggttgaatcgaagaatcaagctgagggtcaatctgtaatttgcatcattttccccttaaaacctaaaagaaaaaacatttttGCCGAtagacacgtggcacacagccccgaGCCTTTTACCAACTAGTTTGATGGGTATAaaggtcaacctttggtcaacgtgaccatctttgaataataaccttatctcttctgaAAATTGAGGTAACTGTCAATCAGGTGCGAAATTTTCGGGTCCATTAAAcctgaatattcctttattccGGCTCCTGTTACTACGCCACAGTTATAATAACAGAGGAaaacatcccttccattttacctttgccatctgctctttcaacttccacactgtatccctagcgccgccgccacctaaTCTTCGAGCGCTAGCACCGCCATCCCCCACCACTCAGCTCTCGAGCGCATGCGAAAGAAAACACTCGTGACATTCAGAATGGGGAAGAAAACAGCTGCATCCAAGGCGGTCGagggagggaagaagaaggtggacaagaagaaggagcttcaacTTCTGACACCCAAGTACGAGAAGACGAACCAAACTATGCCGCCAACCCCTACGTGTGCTTGGAAACGATCCCCTGCGTGTGCTTGGAAACGATCTactctgaaggaggaggagatcaagaATCTTGTGGCTGCCAACCTAGTCCAAGAAAAagatgtcatcaactggagacccGCCTTCGGCAACCCGTGGCCACTAGAGGAGTACCCAGAGGAACGGTAATCTTCGCGCATTTCATTGAGCATGGTCTTGCTTTACCGGCGTCAGATTTCTTCCGGGGTCTCTTGGATTATTACAAATTGGAGCTTGTAcatttgaatcccaatggcATTTTGCACGCTGCgatttttgtgcatttgtgcaAAGCTTTCTTGGGGATCCAACCTCACTTCCAACTGTTCCGGAAGTTGTTCCGAGTGAAGCCACAACCGAAGAGAGAACACACTGAGGTATTCAAAGGTGCCGGAATTCAAATGAGGGAGAAGCTCAAGGGCCTCTATTTAGATTATGAGCTAATTGACTCATATTCCAGGTGGAATGAGAAATTATGCTACATCGGCAACCCCAAGCTCCCCAAGTTAATTGGACATCACCCAACCTAGAACAACAGATGGTTGGATGAACCATCCCATGGAGACTGCTTGCAACTATCCGAACTCCTGGACAGGATATCCAAGCTGAAGCAGGAAGGATTAACAGGAGTCGGAGTAGCATTTAGCTTCATGAAGCGATGGAATCAACCCCTGTAGCTGCGATGCCGCTGGGGTTATGAGTACTAAGGAGTTAATGATCCATCAAGAATGTCTCACGAGGAACTTAGCACAGATGAAGTCATGGCACGGTTGAGGCATATGTTTAAGAATGCAGGTGAAATACCCACCATTATGCGAGAGTTCTGTGTTGCCAACCCGCCAAAGCTATAAGTACTCGTGGCCGCAGCCCCCCGAGTACTCATTTTGGTAATGTTCGGGTGTACTAACTTGTTTGTCTGTGCAGGAAGATGTACATTTGTATTgctctactcctcctcctcccggggcAGAAGACATTTGCGAAGCTGCTCATCGTGTCCACACAGTACAAAGTGTGGAGAGTGAAGCTgatgagaggaagaagaagaagaagttgaggCCTCTAGCAGCTCTGATTTTGAAGTTGCTGGGGACTTTGAAAACAAGGCCTGGCTGAGGGATATAGTaccccacgggtccccaccgaccaagaTGCCAgtcggacctgacaagtgggctcgTCCGACTAGGACGTGCGGGTCGAGAacttgaagttacttggagtacacgacAAGGCATcaagactgtccaaatctacccGAACATTGTGGAACGCGTATTGCAATCCGAtttagattgctttccatgtaaagaccgagtagattagattcaaactaacttgtaactcttggtcgtcggACTATATAAGGCAGCTAAGGGCGCCCCTAAGGGCAATGATCCCAACGATCATCAAATCGACTCTCATAccgagcaatacaatccacgcatacaggACATATGGTATTACTCTTTGGAGGCCCGAACATGTCTAAAACTCCCGTGTTCCATCGTGTTCTTGTGATTACCATCGAGTTCCTTATTTCGTGACCGCcgtcacctacaaatcaactacctgggtaaccccctagcgGACTGCCGGATTCATAACACCAACACCGGCCATTTGATAAGGCTGGGTCATCCTCTGGATCATCGAAGCATGTATCTGAAGATGATCTTGAAGCTGCGCTTGCTCCGCCGAAGAAATAGACCGTTGCTGCGAAGCGTGCCGTGAGGAAGCCTCTCACTGCAGAAGACATACCCCCAGTGGTAATAACTTATGAGGAAGGGCAAGATTCTAAGGATCGAGTACTCGCAGTAAGTAAATCcaataccaccatgtctactcaatatgaccttggtggtttgcaggtagtCGGGGAGGTGGCCGAGGCGGAGAAGGCGACTACTGAAGTCGTGCAACACAAGCCGCCAGCCATCGAGGAGGTCATCGAGATTGAAGATGATTCGGAACCTCTCGTTGCTGGGGTAGGCCCTGCCGGCGCAAGAACTACTCGAGGAACAGAGGCGGCATCGAAGGCTAGCGATGATCACACTCGGACCCAACAAGCCGTGCCAAAGAAGCCGTCCCTGACTGTCAAGCCACCGCGCCTGATAAGGGAGCCTTGTCTAAAGCTGAGGAGATCTTCAACGTAAGTCTTGCTACTTcttttgagtactaattgcaGTTTGTGATCGACTTGTTGTATGCCTCTGAGAACTTGTCTTATGTAGGAAATCTTCTAATGTGGAACTTGGAGGGCCGAGCTTGAAGCTCGTGACCGATGGTAGTAGCCACTCGGTACAGGACGTCTCCCCAGCTCAAACAAGTCCACAGCTAGAAGAACATCCTGCACCGCTAAATAACCCAGGTGCCATATCTCTCATAGCAGCGTTGACACATAATGTAATATCTTTGTTGACTAACgctgtagtgccagcccccaagCAACTAGTGCCCGAGGCCGCAATGGCAACTACCTTTGGCACCATGGCTACTCTCGTAGCCCCTGAGCCAGGGGTAGAAACTGAAGCAGCGGAAGTGCTGGAAGTCGTGGCGGCCGTCCCATCTTCTGAGCTGGGTCCATCGACAAGTCGTGCCATGGTTCCACTCAGCGTGGCATACGCTGAGACACATGGGGACTCGCCGGCAGCTGAAGAACTTAATCTTGAAGACATTCAGTTGATCTACGACCTGCTGCTAGACATGGAAATGGTGGCCagaatgatggagatgtactGCCGTGTTGGTGTATATGTATAGGTATGCTTTAATCCTGCTTATTCCATAACTTGAAATCATTACTCGGACCATGACATGAGTACGTATTCTGTGGTGCAGGATGTCATCAGGTGCTCCCGGTGGAAATCGCAGATGCTGTAAGGCTATGAGGATTCAGTACTCTGTGCTGAGGCCCTTGCCAAGgagcttgccaaagagatggagtactcctcccgactgctgatgaagtatgacggACAAGCTGCCAAGTATAGGAACCGCATTTAGCAGttgaaggaggagaaggaccaTCTCAAAAGTTGCAACAAGTCTTTGAACCAGCAACTAAGAGGTAATTGATCTTCTCCCTTGGtcttcgagtactaatttttctTTGCAATACTAAACTTCTTGTGTATTATTCCTACAGTGCTCGAGGAATCGAAAGAGGATCTCCAAGCCAAGTCATTGACTGGATGTAACACCTAGTGTTATTAGAAGCCTAAGAAGGGCATTAAGAGGTTAATGATGAAATTTGGATTAAAAGGAGATATTATgggccaaagtcaaatttgacaaaaaattcaaatttaagattcaaatttggaaaaatttgacaaaaatgtAAAATCAAGCGTTGAAGGTATTTAGAATTCAAAGGAATCAAGTTTGAAGTCAAATTCAGGTCATAGACACCTCAACTGCATAGTCAAAGATGGATTGACTTGAGTTACTATTCACTATCTGAAAATACTcaagtctgaaaacagtaaCATCTAGCCAACTTTGAAATTAAATTCTGAAAGATTTTGCATTGAAGCTAGGAGATGTTTTGAAACCCAAGTGGACTCTGATCTACAGTGAACCTATTGGGTATGTTGCTGTCCAGAGAAAACAAAGAATCCATAGTTTAAATGGGGTTCAAAGTTTGAATGTGGTACCATTTTCAGCTTAGCTGCTGAAACTGAGTTAAGTCTGAAAACGGTGTGGAGTAGGCCACTTTGAAATTCAATTCTGGAGAATGTTTCATTTACACTCTAAAAAACTTTGGATCCTAAGTGAGCTATGATGACCAGTAATCACCCTGAGCATGCTGATGGACAAGGAAAGAGAAGGATTCAAATTTTTCTAGGAGCTGAAAGTTGGAATCCTTCACTGTCAGTTTAACTGACAAAGACTGAAAGGCTATCTCCATTCAGTCCTAAGGATAGTGCAAAATGGCGATTTTTAGCTTgagatttttgaaaaaaatgtatgTAAGAGTTGGGGTTTTATATGCAAAATGGAACCCCTTTCATATGGTTAACAAGATCCAATAGATGTTGGGCAAAATAAATTAAGTTTGGACATTTGAATTTGGACTTAAAGTGGAGCATCGGGCTAATTTTGAAGtttctgacgaaactgaatggaaggGGCGATTCACTTCAAGACTGACATAACCCTAGCTCATGTTTGAGGCTGAAATTCAAGGTGATGGAGTGATCTGTGGATCTCGATGCAAATCAATCAAATGTAGAGCACATGATcctctacaactttggttaaagtCTTATGGTAGTTGGGTGATCGGTTTGGATGGAATTCGATGATGAACAAGCCAGGTTCAAAGAAAAATGTTGCCTATTACCGCCTTTGGTCAGCAGTCCGTATGCCTGCTTGCTGATAGTGTTGCCGCTTTACCTCGCCTAGCCGCCATGCAACTACTACCTCGCCACCGGAGCTCCCTACGTGTTGCGCGCACACCACCTTGGTCGCTTACCCTCTATCATCTCCTCCAACCTTTACAAACTGAGCTGTTGTCGTCGTCCGTCTCTTTTCCTCACTGCAAGAACAGAGCCGCGCCTCTGCTCGATTCCTCAAGTTTGCTTGCCTCCCGTTCTAATCGCTCGTGCTCAAAGCTCCACCACCACCTAATCATCGCTCCCTGCCCCTCGTTTCTGCAGCTTTGCGCTGGCGAGCTTGTCCCTGCCTTTCTTCATGTCCGCTGGCCGCCGTAGCCACCTCTCCGGTGAGCCCCTTGTGTCACCCCTCTCCGCCCAGGTTCTTAGTCCTAAGCGCGTGTGTAGGCCTTGTAGAAGCTTGTGAGCGAGCTTTTGGCTGGAGAGCTGCCATCGTTGCCGCCCGTACCGGCCATGTCTCGGCCGTGCCCGCCGCTGCCATCGAGAGCCCGTGCACAGCCCGTCCTCTTGGACAATAGCACCACCAATGGATGCGCAAGAGCCTAGAGGGCATCCCCGGCTAGTCCCGCCGTCAGGAACCTCGCCGCCAGCAAGCTTTCGCTGCGCGCCCGTGGTCAATGGCCAGGCAGCTGTGCTTGACCAGGGGGCCCGTGTGTCTGTGTTCTTGGGAAGGAGTGCGGGTGAGGAAAAAAGGTCtccagggttttttttttgggaaaatgGTTTAAGGTATTTAGAAATTAGTTTTAAATCCAATTTTCATGTTTGACTCAGTATAATttatagaaatgtccaaaaatagtgaaaccaattttgttatgtttgttttattttcctttattcattaaaattcttaaaccctaggaaaagataataaaattaggtatttatttactACCTTTATTTAAGGAATTTAAATAAATAGTTAacctttataaaatgtataaaattttgaataatattttattatccacaaatgctcattaatccataggaattaggttttgagattagaaattatttataatacttttttaaataaaagaaaaggcttaagtTATGTTAGTTAAGAAAGTaatttgtgggttaatcttttatgagtagtttagtgttggcttgcaactttattaTGAAGAGAAGTTGTATAGTCAGTGTTTCAGGAAGTTTTGCATATTCTAACTGTGACCTCCATCATATCGTAGAATCTGAAGCTCCTGAAGTGGATTTCGTGGATTTATCCAAAGATCGTTAGGAGTTCGAGGAGTCATTGAATGGTTTTCCGAGGAAACTAACATTTTTTGATCCCAAgaaagccccggtgcatctaagcCTATCTAATTTtagaaattattattcatgagtccgtctattggttattttcttatggatgcattaagtctaggagttgattgcaaaccactcttgtgcatgatcctaccttgtatagaggacatctttgccacctgttcaactaattagtaactatcctTTAAGTAACTTTGGTTACTCAACTCTAAGGTTAATtttgtcatacatgttaatcaaggaaaata encodes the following:
- the LOC117858796 gene encoding receptor-like protein 52 — encoded protein: MSGSSTSCRSPLLLILLLYPLAGESQHTAAAGGECDTLLAVKKDWGSPTQLAYWDPATAANHCTWKGVRCAGGGIVTELSFPGLNLTRPVPASVCALKNLTRLDLSYNTLTGAFPAAALYACAQLRFLDLSNNHLSGPLPADIDRLSPAMEHLNLSTNLFIGEVPPTIARLTALKSLLLDTNRFSGAYPAAGISELVRLEMLALANNPFAPAPVPPEFGKLTKLNYLWMSGMNLNGEIPEAFSSLTELKVLRMSSNKLTGKIPAWVLQHGKLEYLYLFGNGLSGELPRNVSAVNLIELDLSMNHLTGEIPEAFRDLKKLTLMFLYQNQLTGSIPAWVFQHEKLEYLCLDENGFTGNLPRDITATNLILLNLSRNQLTGEIPQGFGNLKNLKRLFLQNNRFTGTLC